The genomic segment TCCGCGCTCGTCGCCATCGGCATCTTCCTCAGCAAGCGCGCCGGTGTGGCGATGGACCGGCTCGTGGTCGGGCTCGGCGTCGTGATGATCGCCCTCACCACCTATGTCGCCGTCGTGTCCGGACCTCCGGTCGGGGAGGCGATGCGGCAGGCCGTGGTGCCCGACCGCATCGACTTCCTCGTGATCACCACGTTGATCGGCGGAACCGTCGGCGGCTACATCACCTACGCGGGCGCGCACCGGCTCGTGGACGCCGGGGTGCACGGCCCGGAGCAGGTCGCGCAGGTCAGCCGCAGCTCCATCACCGCGTTGCTGGTGACCGGGCTGATGCGGGCCGTGCTCTTCCTCGCGGTGCTCGGCGTCGTCGCGGGAGGCGCGAGCCTCGCCGGAGCGAACCCGGCCGCGGAGGCGTTCCACCACGCCGCCGGCGAGGTGGGGCTGCGCGTGTTCGGCATGATCCTGTGGGGCGCCTCGGTGACCTCGGTGATCGGCGCCTCGTACACGTCCGTGTCGTTCCTCGTGTCGTTCTCGCCCGTGCTCGAACGGCGCCGGAACTGGCTGGTGATCGGCTTCATCGCCGTGTCGACGACGGCGTTCCTGCTGATCGACCAGGCGCCGACGACGCTGCTCGTCCTGGCGGGCGCGGTGAACGGGCTCATCCTGCCCGTGGGCTTCGGAGTGCTGATGTGGGTGGCGGCCCGGCGCCGCGACCTCCTCGGCGGCTACCGCTACCCGCGGTGGCTGATCGTCATCGGCGTCGCGGCGTGGTTGCTCACCGTGTATCTGGGCTGGAACTCGCTGAGCGAGCTCGGAACGCTCTGGAGCTGAGTGTCGCGGGCGCTGCCGCGTCAGTCGTCGTCGCGCTCCTTCTCCTTCTTCTTCCGTTCCTTCTCTTCTTTCTTGCGTTCCTTCTCGCGCTCCTTGGCTTCCTTCTTCCGTTCCTTCTCCTCGTGCTTCTCTCGGTCCTTCTCCCGCTTGTCGTCGTCGCCGTCGCCCCGGCGGTCGTCCGGTGGTGGTGGCGGCGGCGCGGCGGTCTCGGAGTGCAGGAGGGTGTCGTCGTGGATGACGACGGCGTCGCCGTCCCGCCCCACGCCCAGCTGGTGGTACTCGGTGACCGTGGCTCCCGACCGCATCGTCAGCCGGAGGCCGACGTGCACGGTGTCGGCGCCGTTGAGCCGCGGCGGTGACACCACGGTGAGTGAGCGGACCCGCGACCACGTCTCGGCGAAACCCTGCTCGCCCTGAGCCTGCAGGCCGGGGCCGAGCAGGGCGAACGCGGCGTGCGGATCGTGGGGCAGGTGGCCGTAGTGGTCGCCGACCACGCGGAGCATCTCGGCGGACGACGGCGGCTGCGGGGCCGACGTGGTGGGGACGACGGGCGTCGGCGTGGCCGTGGAGCCGGAACCGTTCGACGCGACCGCGATCGTGACCACGGTGGCGACCGCCGCGACACCGCCGCCGACCGCGAGCAGAGCCGTGCGGCGCGAACGCCGCGGGGGCGGGGGAGCGACCGCGGTGGGCGAGGGCGCAGTGCCCGGAGTGCCGTGGAACGGGTTCAGGTCGAGCCGGGTGCCACCGCCCTGCGGCGCGGGGCCGACAGCGCGCAGGGGCTGGGTCAACTCCTCCGGCGCCGGAGGAAGCGCGGGCGTTCTGCCGTCGGCCACGGCGCGGAGGAGGTCGCGTGCCGCCGCTGCCGAAGGACGTCCCGTGGGGTCGTCGACGAGGAGGCGGTCGAGCACCGGCGTCAGCGGTCCCGCCCGGTGGGCGCGCGCGGGTTCGCCGGCCGCGACGCGGTAGAGCACGCCGAGGGTGTTCTCCTCACTGTCCCCGAACGGCGGCACACCCTCGACGGCGGCGAACAGCAGCGATCCCAGCGAGAACACGTCGGAGGCGGGGCTGGCGGGCCGACCGCGCGCCACTTCGGGCGCCAGGTAGGCGGGTGTGCCCGCGACGACACCGGTCTGGGTCACCGTCACGTCTCCGCCGGCGTGGGCGATGCCGAAGTCGGCGAGCTTCGCCGTGCCGTCACCGCCGAGCAGCACGTTCGCGGGTTTGATGTCGCGATGCACGATGCCCGCGTCGTGCGCGGCGGCCAACGCGGCGGCCACCTGTGTGCCGATGGCGGCGGCCGCCTGCGGCGTCAGCGGGCCGTCCATGGCGAGTACGTCCGCCAGGCTGCGCGCCGGAAAGTACTCCATCACCAGCACGGGCAACCCGTGATGCTCGACGACGTCGTGCACCGTCACCGCGTGGGGGTGCTGGAGACGAGCGGCGATGCGCCCCTCGCGGTGGGCGCGCTC from the Saccharomonospora azurea NA-128 genome contains:
- a CDS encoding NRAMP family divalent metal transporter; this translates as MTDKLGSKKAPSPVSKGTLLGAVFLMATSAIGPGFITQTTTFTVQLGAAFAFAILVSILVDIAVQLNVWRVVGVSGLRAQELGNRVLPGVGYLMAALVVFGGLVFNIGNVSGTALGLDALFGLEVKLGGALSALVAIGIFLSKRAGVAMDRLVVGLGVVMIALTTYVAVVSGPPVGEAMRQAVVPDRIDFLVITTLIGGTVGGYITYAGAHRLVDAGVHGPEQVAQVSRSSITALLVTGLMRAVLFLAVLGVVAGGASLAGANPAAEAFHHAAGEVGLRVFGMILWGASVTSVIGASYTSVSFLVSFSPVLERRRNWLVIGFIAVSTTAFLLIDQAPTTLLVLAGAVNGLILPVGFGVLMWVAARRRDLLGGYRYPRWLIVIGVAAWLLTVYLGWNSLSELGTLWS
- a CDS encoding serine/threonine-protein kinase, whose protein sequence is MTEVGELLAGRYRVQRRVGSGAMGTVWQAVDERLGRQVAVKELLLQPGLDAAAAAQARERAHREGRIAARLQHPHAVTVHDVVEHHGLPVLVMEYFPARSLADVLAMDGPLTPQAAAAIGTQVAAALAAAHDAGIVHRDIKPANVLLGGDGTAKLADFGIAHAGGDVTVTQTGVVAGTPAYLAPEVARGRPASPASDVFSLGSLLFAAVEGVPPFGDSEENTLGVLYRVAAGEPARAHRAGPLTPVLDRLLVDDPTGRPSAAAARDLLRAVADGRTPALPPAPEELTQPLRAVGPAPQGGGTRLDLNPFHGTPGTAPSPTAVAPPPPRRSRRTALLAVGGGVAAVATVVTIAVASNGSGSTATPTPVVPTTSAPQPPSSAEMLRVVGDHYGHLPHDPHAAFALLGPGLQAQGEQGFAETWSRVRSLTVVSPPRLNGADTVHVGLRLTMRSGATVTEYHQLGVGRDGDAVVIHDDTLLHSETAAPPPPPPDDRRGDGDDDKREKDREKHEEKERKKEAKEREKERKKEEKERKKKEKERDDD